The Amycolatopsis methanolica 239 nucleotide sequence GGTGTTCGGCACGTTCCGGTGGGCGGTGCTCTGCCTGCGGCAGGCCGACCGGCACCTGAGCGGGCGGATCCGGTCGGTCGAGCTGGCGGCGGTCGGTCGGCGGGTGTGCGAGCAGGAGCACGACCTGCTGACGGCGCTCGGCACGCCCGCCGTCCCGGTGGACGCGGCGCCGGATCCGGCGCCGGACCTGCACGGCAGGCCGACCGCGGCCGAGCTGGTGGAGGCGGTGGCGGAGTTCCTGCGGGCCGACGTCATGCCGGGCACGAGGGACGGGTGTCGTTCCAGGCGCGGGTGGCGGCGAACGTGCTGGGCATCGTCTCACGCGAGCTGCGCCTGGGCGCTGCGCAGGAGCGGCGGCACGTGGACCGGCTCGCGGCGCTGGGGTTCGCGACGCACGCGGAGCTGGCGCGGGCGGTGCGGTCGGGCGCCGTGGCCGTGCCGGACGT carries:
- a CDS encoding DUF6285 domain-containing protein; this translates as MLGIVSRELRLGAAQERRHVDRLAALGFATHAELARAVRSGAVAVPDVIAAVRADVTDRLLVANPKCLETA